A single Brassica rapa cultivar Chiifu-401-42 chromosome A04, CAAS_Brap_v3.01, whole genome shotgun sequence DNA region contains:
- the LOC103843200 gene encoding uncharacterized protein LOC103843200: MNTTKFDVSPYLLLEASADSDGGGTVQIVGALDGGESIVNDYYTDGDDKSCSASLYETSCVTATSQRYSFDLEEDTVKEERIFTTTEEEDEDEEGEVNSYRRCGKSQFVDSSEVVISEMDKSRLFWEACLAS; the protein is encoded by the coding sequence ATGAACACAACCAAGTTTGATGTGTCACCTTATTTGCTCCTCGAAGCATCTGCAGATTCCGATGGCGGAGGCACCGTTCAGATCGTGGGTGCCCTGGACGGTGGCGAATCCATTGTTAACGATTATTACACGGATGGCGATGATAAGTCTTGTAGTGCCAGTTTATACGAGACGTCTTGTGTGACGGCGACGAGTCAAAGATATAGTTTTGATCTAGAGGAGGATACGGTGAAGGAAGAAAGAATATTCACCAccacagaggaagaagacgaggaCGAAGAAGGGGAAGTGAACAGCTATAGAAGATGCGGGAAAAGCCAGTTTGTTGATTCTAGTGAGGTGGTGATCAGTGAGATGGACAAAAGTCGATTGTTCTGGGAAGCTTGTCTCGCTTCTTGA
- the LOC103843213 gene encoding protease Do-like 2, chloroplastic isoform X3: MAVSVACCCFSFLNAPARLLQSSSSPLCFVAASTLTPRASSSSKLNPEKKKKKYTLRVRDEHSSNDGPQTMAFKSPFGSSQQKKDKKESQPTTDLRTDPAKIHDASFLDAVVKVYCTHTAPDYSLPWQKQRQFTSTGSAFMIGDGKLLTNAHCVEHDTQVKVKRRGDDRKYVAKVLVRGVDCDIALLSVESEDFWKGAEPLRLGHLPRLQDSVTVVGYPLGGDTISVTKGVVSRIEVTSYAHGSSDLLGIQIDAAINPGNSGGPAFNDQGECIGVAFQVYRSEETENIGYVIPTTVVSHFLTDYERNAKYTGYPCLGVLLQKLENPALRECLKVPTNEGVLVRRVEPTSDASKVLKEGDVIVSFDDLRVGCEGTVPFRSSERIAFRYLISQKFAGDIVELGIIRAGEPKKVQVVLRPRVHLVPYHIDGGQPSYIIIAGLVFTPLSEPLIEEECEDTIGLKLLTKARYSVARFRGEQIVILSQVLANEVNIGYEDMNNQQVLKFNGTHIRNIHHLAHLIDMCKDKYLVFEFEDNYVAVLEREASNSASLCILKDYGIPSERSADLREPYVDPVHDNEALDQGFGDSPVSNLEIGFDGLVWA; this comes from the exons ATGGCTGTCTCGGTCGCATGCTGCTGCTTCTCCTTCCTAAATGCACCCGCTAGACTCCTccaatcttcttcttcacccCTCTGTTTCGTAGCCGCATCGACGCTGACTCCCCGAGCTAGCTCGAGTTCTAAACTAAACCCAGAG aagaagaagaagaaatacaCATTGAGAGTGAGAGATGAACATAGTAGTAATGATGGACCCCAAACGATGGCTTTCAAGTCGCCGTTTGGGTCTTCTCAACAGAAAAAGGATAAAAAAGAGTCTCAGCCTACTACTGATCTGCGG ACTGATCCTGCCAAGATTCACGATGCTTCCTTTCTCGACGCCGTTGTTAAG GTTTACTGCACTCATACAGCGCCTGATTACTCCCTCCCTTGGCAGAAGCAAAGACAGTTTACCAGCACTGGAAG TGCTTTTATGATTGGAGATGGCAAGCTCTTGACCAATGCCCACTGTGTCGAACATGATACCCAG GTTAAAGTTAAGAGAAGAGGAGATGATAGAAAGTACGTGGCTAAG GTTTTGGTAAGAGGTGTGGACTGTGACATCGCTTTGCTCTCTGTAGAAAGCGAGGATTTCTGGAAAGGAGCTGAACCACTTCGCCTTGGCCACTTACCCCGCCTTCAG GATTCAGTTACTGTCGTTGGGTATCCTCTGGGAGGAGATACTATCTCTGTTACAAAAGGGGTTGTATCTCGTATTGAG GTAACATCTTATGCTCATGGATCATCTGACTTGCTTGGAATTCAAATCGACGCAGCAATTAATCCTG GGAATAGTGGTGGCCCTGCTTTCAACGACCAGGGGGAATGTATTGGAGTAGCATTTCAG GTTTACAGATCCGAAGAGACCGAAAATATTGGCTACGTTATTCCAACAACAGTTGTTTCTCACTTCTTGACTGATTATGAGAGGAACGCAAAGTACACTG GTTACCCTTGCCTTGGAGTATTGCTGCAGAAATTGGAAAATCCAGCTCTGCGGGAGTGCCTAAAAGTCCCTACAAATGAG GGGGTGTTGGTGCGAAGAGTTGAACCTACATCTGATGCAAGTAAAGTCCTGAAGGAG GGAGATGTGATTGTAAGTTTTGATGATCTACGTGTGGGATGTGAAGGAACTGTACCCTTCCGATCAAGTGAACGTATTGCATTCCGTTATCTCATCAGTCAAAA ATTTGCGGGTGATATCGTAGAGCTTGGTATCATTAGAGCAGGAGAACCTAAGAAAGTTCAAGTTGTTCTGAGGCCAAGAGTGCACCTG GTCCCGTACCATATTGATGGAGGTCAGCCATCATACATAATAATTGCTGGTTTGGTGTTTACTCCGCTCTCAGAACCCCTGATAGA GGAGGAATGCGAGGACACCATAGGC TTGAAATTGTTAACAAAGGCACGCTACTCCGTTGCAAGGTTCAGAGGAGAACAAATCGTCATCCTATCACAG GTTTTGGCAAATGAAGTAAACATTGGCTATGAAGACATGAACAACCAGCAGGTCCTGAAGTTCAATGGAACTCATATAAGAAACATCCATCACCTGGCACACCTCATTGACATGTGCAAAGACAAGTATCTGGTTTTTGAGTTTGAAGACAACTATGTGGCCGTGTTGGAGAGAGAAGCTTCGAATTCGGCTTCTTTGTGCATCCTCAAAGACTATGGAATTCCCTCAGAAAGATCCGCTGATCTGCGTGAGCCATATGTAGATCCAGTACATGACAACGAAGCACTTGACCAAGGTTTTGGAGACAGCCCTGTGTCAAATCTAGAAATTGGCTTCGATGGACTGGTGTGGGCATAA
- the LOC103843213 gene encoding protease Do-like 2, chloroplastic isoform X1, giving the protein MAVSVACCCFSFLNAPARLLQSSSSPLCFVAASTLTPRASSSSKLNPEKKKKKYTLRVRDEHSSNDGPQTMAFKSPFGSSQQKKDKKESQPTTDLRTDPAKIHDASFLDAVVKVYCTHTAPDYSLPWQKQRQFTSTGSAFMIGDGKLLTNAHCVEHDTQVKVKRRGDDRKYVAKVLVRGVDCDIALLSVESEDFWKGAEPLRLGHLPRLQDSVTVVGYPLGGDTISVTKGVVSRIEVTSYAHGSSDLLGIQIDAAINPGNSGGPAFNDQGECIGVAFQVYRSEETENIGYVIPTTVVSHFLTDYERNAKYTGYPCLGVLLQKLENPALRECLKVPTNEGVLVRRVEPTSDASKVLKEGDVIVSFDDLRVGCEGTVPFRSSERIAFRYLISQKFAGDIVELGIIRAGEPKKVQVVLRPRVHLVPYHIDGGQPSYIIIAGLVFTPLSEPLIEYVLLSFASMQKKNINISSLFRKCLIIFSWKFGMDREECEDTIGLKLLTKARYSVARFRGEQIVILSQVLANEVNIGYEDMNNQQVLKFNGTHIRNIHHLAHLIDMCKDKYLVFEFEDNYVAVLEREASNSASLCILKDYGIPSERSADLREPYVDPVHDNEALDQGFGDSPVSNLEIGFDGLVWA; this is encoded by the exons ATGGCTGTCTCGGTCGCATGCTGCTGCTTCTCCTTCCTAAATGCACCCGCTAGACTCCTccaatcttcttcttcacccCTCTGTTTCGTAGCCGCATCGACGCTGACTCCCCGAGCTAGCTCGAGTTCTAAACTAAACCCAGAG aagaagaagaagaaatacaCATTGAGAGTGAGAGATGAACATAGTAGTAATGATGGACCCCAAACGATGGCTTTCAAGTCGCCGTTTGGGTCTTCTCAACAGAAAAAGGATAAAAAAGAGTCTCAGCCTACTACTGATCTGCGG ACTGATCCTGCCAAGATTCACGATGCTTCCTTTCTCGACGCCGTTGTTAAG GTTTACTGCACTCATACAGCGCCTGATTACTCCCTCCCTTGGCAGAAGCAAAGACAGTTTACCAGCACTGGAAG TGCTTTTATGATTGGAGATGGCAAGCTCTTGACCAATGCCCACTGTGTCGAACATGATACCCAG GTTAAAGTTAAGAGAAGAGGAGATGATAGAAAGTACGTGGCTAAG GTTTTGGTAAGAGGTGTGGACTGTGACATCGCTTTGCTCTCTGTAGAAAGCGAGGATTTCTGGAAAGGAGCTGAACCACTTCGCCTTGGCCACTTACCCCGCCTTCAG GATTCAGTTACTGTCGTTGGGTATCCTCTGGGAGGAGATACTATCTCTGTTACAAAAGGGGTTGTATCTCGTATTGAG GTAACATCTTATGCTCATGGATCATCTGACTTGCTTGGAATTCAAATCGACGCAGCAATTAATCCTG GGAATAGTGGTGGCCCTGCTTTCAACGACCAGGGGGAATGTATTGGAGTAGCATTTCAG GTTTACAGATCCGAAGAGACCGAAAATATTGGCTACGTTATTCCAACAACAGTTGTTTCTCACTTCTTGACTGATTATGAGAGGAACGCAAAGTACACTG GTTACCCTTGCCTTGGAGTATTGCTGCAGAAATTGGAAAATCCAGCTCTGCGGGAGTGCCTAAAAGTCCCTACAAATGAG GGGGTGTTGGTGCGAAGAGTTGAACCTACATCTGATGCAAGTAAAGTCCTGAAGGAG GGAGATGTGATTGTAAGTTTTGATGATCTACGTGTGGGATGTGAAGGAACTGTACCCTTCCGATCAAGTGAACGTATTGCATTCCGTTATCTCATCAGTCAAAA ATTTGCGGGTGATATCGTAGAGCTTGGTATCATTAGAGCAGGAGAACCTAAGAAAGTTCAAGTTGTTCTGAGGCCAAGAGTGCACCTG GTCCCGTACCATATTGATGGAGGTCAGCCATCATACATAATAATTGCTGGTTTGGTGTTTACTCCGCTCTCAGAACCCCTGATAGAGTATGTTCTCCTCAGCTTCGCTAGtatgcaaaagaaaaatataaatatttcttcATTATTTCGCAAATGCCTAATCATTTTCTCTTGGAAATTTGGAATGGACAGGGAGGAATGCGAGGACACCATAGGC TTGAAATTGTTAACAAAGGCACGCTACTCCGTTGCAAGGTTCAGAGGAGAACAAATCGTCATCCTATCACAG GTTTTGGCAAATGAAGTAAACATTGGCTATGAAGACATGAACAACCAGCAGGTCCTGAAGTTCAATGGAACTCATATAAGAAACATCCATCACCTGGCACACCTCATTGACATGTGCAAAGACAAGTATCTGGTTTTTGAGTTTGAAGACAACTATGTGGCCGTGTTGGAGAGAGAAGCTTCGAATTCGGCTTCTTTGTGCATCCTCAAAGACTATGGAATTCCCTCAGAAAGATCCGCTGATCTGCGTGAGCCATATGTAGATCCAGTACATGACAACGAAGCACTTGACCAAGGTTTTGGAGACAGCCCTGTGTCAAATCTAGAAATTGGCTTCGATGGACTGGTGTGGGCATAA
- the LOC103843213 gene encoding protease Do-like 2, chloroplastic isoform X2, whose protein sequence is MAVSVACCCFSFLNAPARLLQSSSSPLCFVAASTLTPRASSSSKLNPEKKKKYTLRVRDEHSSNDGPQTMAFKSPFGSSQQKKDKKESQPTTDLRTDPAKIHDASFLDAVVKVYCTHTAPDYSLPWQKQRQFTSTGSAFMIGDGKLLTNAHCVEHDTQVKVKRRGDDRKYVAKVLVRGVDCDIALLSVESEDFWKGAEPLRLGHLPRLQDSVTVVGYPLGGDTISVTKGVVSRIEVTSYAHGSSDLLGIQIDAAINPGNSGGPAFNDQGECIGVAFQVYRSEETENIGYVIPTTVVSHFLTDYERNAKYTGYPCLGVLLQKLENPALRECLKVPTNEGVLVRRVEPTSDASKVLKEGDVIVSFDDLRVGCEGTVPFRSSERIAFRYLISQKFAGDIVELGIIRAGEPKKVQVVLRPRVHLVPYHIDGGQPSYIIIAGLVFTPLSEPLIEYVLLSFASMQKKNINISSLFRKCLIIFSWKFGMDREECEDTIGLKLLTKARYSVARFRGEQIVILSQVLANEVNIGYEDMNNQQVLKFNGTHIRNIHHLAHLIDMCKDKYLVFEFEDNYVAVLEREASNSASLCILKDYGIPSERSADLREPYVDPVHDNEALDQGFGDSPVSNLEIGFDGLVWA, encoded by the exons ATGGCTGTCTCGGTCGCATGCTGCTGCTTCTCCTTCCTAAATGCACCCGCTAGACTCCTccaatcttcttcttcacccCTCTGTTTCGTAGCCGCATCGACGCTGACTCCCCGAGCTAGCTCGAGTTCTAAACTAAACCCAGAG aagaagaagaaatacaCATTGAGAGTGAGAGATGAACATAGTAGTAATGATGGACCCCAAACGATGGCTTTCAAGTCGCCGTTTGGGTCTTCTCAACAGAAAAAGGATAAAAAAGAGTCTCAGCCTACTACTGATCTGCGG ACTGATCCTGCCAAGATTCACGATGCTTCCTTTCTCGACGCCGTTGTTAAG GTTTACTGCACTCATACAGCGCCTGATTACTCCCTCCCTTGGCAGAAGCAAAGACAGTTTACCAGCACTGGAAG TGCTTTTATGATTGGAGATGGCAAGCTCTTGACCAATGCCCACTGTGTCGAACATGATACCCAG GTTAAAGTTAAGAGAAGAGGAGATGATAGAAAGTACGTGGCTAAG GTTTTGGTAAGAGGTGTGGACTGTGACATCGCTTTGCTCTCTGTAGAAAGCGAGGATTTCTGGAAAGGAGCTGAACCACTTCGCCTTGGCCACTTACCCCGCCTTCAG GATTCAGTTACTGTCGTTGGGTATCCTCTGGGAGGAGATACTATCTCTGTTACAAAAGGGGTTGTATCTCGTATTGAG GTAACATCTTATGCTCATGGATCATCTGACTTGCTTGGAATTCAAATCGACGCAGCAATTAATCCTG GGAATAGTGGTGGCCCTGCTTTCAACGACCAGGGGGAATGTATTGGAGTAGCATTTCAG GTTTACAGATCCGAAGAGACCGAAAATATTGGCTACGTTATTCCAACAACAGTTGTTTCTCACTTCTTGACTGATTATGAGAGGAACGCAAAGTACACTG GTTACCCTTGCCTTGGAGTATTGCTGCAGAAATTGGAAAATCCAGCTCTGCGGGAGTGCCTAAAAGTCCCTACAAATGAG GGGGTGTTGGTGCGAAGAGTTGAACCTACATCTGATGCAAGTAAAGTCCTGAAGGAG GGAGATGTGATTGTAAGTTTTGATGATCTACGTGTGGGATGTGAAGGAACTGTACCCTTCCGATCAAGTGAACGTATTGCATTCCGTTATCTCATCAGTCAAAA ATTTGCGGGTGATATCGTAGAGCTTGGTATCATTAGAGCAGGAGAACCTAAGAAAGTTCAAGTTGTTCTGAGGCCAAGAGTGCACCTG GTCCCGTACCATATTGATGGAGGTCAGCCATCATACATAATAATTGCTGGTTTGGTGTTTACTCCGCTCTCAGAACCCCTGATAGAGTATGTTCTCCTCAGCTTCGCTAGtatgcaaaagaaaaatataaatatttcttcATTATTTCGCAAATGCCTAATCATTTTCTCTTGGAAATTTGGAATGGACAGGGAGGAATGCGAGGACACCATAGGC TTGAAATTGTTAACAAAGGCACGCTACTCCGTTGCAAGGTTCAGAGGAGAACAAATCGTCATCCTATCACAG GTTTTGGCAAATGAAGTAAACATTGGCTATGAAGACATGAACAACCAGCAGGTCCTGAAGTTCAATGGAACTCATATAAGAAACATCCATCACCTGGCACACCTCATTGACATGTGCAAAGACAAGTATCTGGTTTTTGAGTTTGAAGACAACTATGTGGCCGTGTTGGAGAGAGAAGCTTCGAATTCGGCTTCTTTGTGCATCCTCAAAGACTATGGAATTCCCTCAGAAAGATCCGCTGATCTGCGTGAGCCATATGTAGATCCAGTACATGACAACGAAGCACTTGACCAAGGTTTTGGAGACAGCCCTGTGTCAAATCTAGAAATTGGCTTCGATGGACTGGTGTGGGCATAA
- the LOC103843213 gene encoding protease Do-like 2, chloroplastic isoform X4 yields MAVSVACCCFSFLNAPARLLQSSSSPLCFVAASTLTPRASSSSKLNPEKKKKKYTLRVRDEHSSNDGPQTMAFKSPFGSSQQKKDKKESQPTTDLRTDPAKIHDASFLDAVVKVYCTHTAPDYSLPWQKQRQFTSTGSAFMIGDGKLLTNAHCVEHDTQVKVKRRGDDRKYVAKVLVRGVDCDIALLSVESEDFWKGAEPLRLGHLPRLQDSVTVVGYPLGGDTISVTKGVVSRIEVTSYAHGSSDLLGIQIDAAINPGNSGGPAFNDQGECIGVAFQVYRSEETENIGYVIPTTVVSHFLTDYERNAKYTGYPCLGVLLQKLENPALRECLKVPTNEGVLVRRVEPTSDASKVLKEGDVIVSFDDLRVGCEGTVPFRSSERIAFRYLISQKFAGDIVELGIIRAGEPKKVQVVLRPRVHLVPYHIDGGQPSYIIIAGLVFTPLSEPLIEYVLLSFASMQKKNINISSLFRKCLIIFSWKFGMDREECEDTIGLKLLTKARYSVARFRGEQIVILSQASHNDVLFPCAFWRMFWQMK; encoded by the exons ATGGCTGTCTCGGTCGCATGCTGCTGCTTCTCCTTCCTAAATGCACCCGCTAGACTCCTccaatcttcttcttcacccCTCTGTTTCGTAGCCGCATCGACGCTGACTCCCCGAGCTAGCTCGAGTTCTAAACTAAACCCAGAG aagaagaagaagaaatacaCATTGAGAGTGAGAGATGAACATAGTAGTAATGATGGACCCCAAACGATGGCTTTCAAGTCGCCGTTTGGGTCTTCTCAACAGAAAAAGGATAAAAAAGAGTCTCAGCCTACTACTGATCTGCGG ACTGATCCTGCCAAGATTCACGATGCTTCCTTTCTCGACGCCGTTGTTAAG GTTTACTGCACTCATACAGCGCCTGATTACTCCCTCCCTTGGCAGAAGCAAAGACAGTTTACCAGCACTGGAAG TGCTTTTATGATTGGAGATGGCAAGCTCTTGACCAATGCCCACTGTGTCGAACATGATACCCAG GTTAAAGTTAAGAGAAGAGGAGATGATAGAAAGTACGTGGCTAAG GTTTTGGTAAGAGGTGTGGACTGTGACATCGCTTTGCTCTCTGTAGAAAGCGAGGATTTCTGGAAAGGAGCTGAACCACTTCGCCTTGGCCACTTACCCCGCCTTCAG GATTCAGTTACTGTCGTTGGGTATCCTCTGGGAGGAGATACTATCTCTGTTACAAAAGGGGTTGTATCTCGTATTGAG GTAACATCTTATGCTCATGGATCATCTGACTTGCTTGGAATTCAAATCGACGCAGCAATTAATCCTG GGAATAGTGGTGGCCCTGCTTTCAACGACCAGGGGGAATGTATTGGAGTAGCATTTCAG GTTTACAGATCCGAAGAGACCGAAAATATTGGCTACGTTATTCCAACAACAGTTGTTTCTCACTTCTTGACTGATTATGAGAGGAACGCAAAGTACACTG GTTACCCTTGCCTTGGAGTATTGCTGCAGAAATTGGAAAATCCAGCTCTGCGGGAGTGCCTAAAAGTCCCTACAAATGAG GGGGTGTTGGTGCGAAGAGTTGAACCTACATCTGATGCAAGTAAAGTCCTGAAGGAG GGAGATGTGATTGTAAGTTTTGATGATCTACGTGTGGGATGTGAAGGAACTGTACCCTTCCGATCAAGTGAACGTATTGCATTCCGTTATCTCATCAGTCAAAA ATTTGCGGGTGATATCGTAGAGCTTGGTATCATTAGAGCAGGAGAACCTAAGAAAGTTCAAGTTGTTCTGAGGCCAAGAGTGCACCTG GTCCCGTACCATATTGATGGAGGTCAGCCATCATACATAATAATTGCTGGTTTGGTGTTTACTCCGCTCTCAGAACCCCTGATAGAGTATGTTCTCCTCAGCTTCGCTAGtatgcaaaagaaaaatataaatatttcttcATTATTTCGCAAATGCCTAATCATTTTCTCTTGGAAATTTGGAATGGACAGGGAGGAATGCGAGGACACCATAGGC TTGAAATTGTTAACAAAGGCACGCTACTCCGTTGCAAGGTTCAGAGGAGAACAAATCGTCATCCTATCACAGGCAAGCCATAACGACGTTTTGTTTCCATGTGCATTTTGGCGAAT GTTTTGGCAAATGAAGTAA
- the LOC103843213 gene encoding protease Do-like 2, chloroplastic isoform X5 yields MAVSVACCCFSFLNAPARLLQSSSSPLCFVAASTLTPRASSSSKLNPEKKKKKYTLRVRDEHSSNDGPQTMAFKSPFGSSQQKKDKKESQPTTDLRTDPAKIHDASFLDAVVKVYCTHTAPDYSLPWQKQRQFTSTGSAFMIGDGKLLTNAHCVEHDTQVKVKRRGDDRKYVAKVLVRGVDCDIALLSVESEDFWKGAEPLRLGHLPRLQDSVTVVGYPLGGDTISVTKGVVSRIEVTSYAHGSSDLLGIQIDAAINPGNSGGPAFNDQGECIGVAFQVYRSEETENIGYVIPTTVVSHFLTDYERNAKYTGYPCLGVLLQKLENPALRECLKVPTNEGVLVRRVEPTSDASKVLKEGDVIVSFDDLRVGCEGTVPFRSSERIAFRYLISQKFAGDIVELGIIRAGEPKKVQVVLRPRVHLVPYHIDGGQPSYIIIAGLVFTPLSEPLIEEECEDTIGLKLLTKARYSVARFRGEQIVILSQASHNDVLFPCAFWRMFWQMK; encoded by the exons ATGGCTGTCTCGGTCGCATGCTGCTGCTTCTCCTTCCTAAATGCACCCGCTAGACTCCTccaatcttcttcttcacccCTCTGTTTCGTAGCCGCATCGACGCTGACTCCCCGAGCTAGCTCGAGTTCTAAACTAAACCCAGAG aagaagaagaagaaatacaCATTGAGAGTGAGAGATGAACATAGTAGTAATGATGGACCCCAAACGATGGCTTTCAAGTCGCCGTTTGGGTCTTCTCAACAGAAAAAGGATAAAAAAGAGTCTCAGCCTACTACTGATCTGCGG ACTGATCCTGCCAAGATTCACGATGCTTCCTTTCTCGACGCCGTTGTTAAG GTTTACTGCACTCATACAGCGCCTGATTACTCCCTCCCTTGGCAGAAGCAAAGACAGTTTACCAGCACTGGAAG TGCTTTTATGATTGGAGATGGCAAGCTCTTGACCAATGCCCACTGTGTCGAACATGATACCCAG GTTAAAGTTAAGAGAAGAGGAGATGATAGAAAGTACGTGGCTAAG GTTTTGGTAAGAGGTGTGGACTGTGACATCGCTTTGCTCTCTGTAGAAAGCGAGGATTTCTGGAAAGGAGCTGAACCACTTCGCCTTGGCCACTTACCCCGCCTTCAG GATTCAGTTACTGTCGTTGGGTATCCTCTGGGAGGAGATACTATCTCTGTTACAAAAGGGGTTGTATCTCGTATTGAG GTAACATCTTATGCTCATGGATCATCTGACTTGCTTGGAATTCAAATCGACGCAGCAATTAATCCTG GGAATAGTGGTGGCCCTGCTTTCAACGACCAGGGGGAATGTATTGGAGTAGCATTTCAG GTTTACAGATCCGAAGAGACCGAAAATATTGGCTACGTTATTCCAACAACAGTTGTTTCTCACTTCTTGACTGATTATGAGAGGAACGCAAAGTACACTG GTTACCCTTGCCTTGGAGTATTGCTGCAGAAATTGGAAAATCCAGCTCTGCGGGAGTGCCTAAAAGTCCCTACAAATGAG GGGGTGTTGGTGCGAAGAGTTGAACCTACATCTGATGCAAGTAAAGTCCTGAAGGAG GGAGATGTGATTGTAAGTTTTGATGATCTACGTGTGGGATGTGAAGGAACTGTACCCTTCCGATCAAGTGAACGTATTGCATTCCGTTATCTCATCAGTCAAAA ATTTGCGGGTGATATCGTAGAGCTTGGTATCATTAGAGCAGGAGAACCTAAGAAAGTTCAAGTTGTTCTGAGGCCAAGAGTGCACCTG GTCCCGTACCATATTGATGGAGGTCAGCCATCATACATAATAATTGCTGGTTTGGTGTTTACTCCGCTCTCAGAACCCCTGATAGA GGAGGAATGCGAGGACACCATAGGC TTGAAATTGTTAACAAAGGCACGCTACTCCGTTGCAAGGTTCAGAGGAGAACAAATCGTCATCCTATCACAGGCAAGCCATAACGACGTTTTGTTTCCATGTGCATTTTGGCGAAT GTTTTGGCAAATGAAGTAA